From Bacteroidota bacterium, the proteins below share one genomic window:
- a CDS encoding SPFH domain-containing protein, whose protein sequence is MPIGSIVFIFFGAIIVFSGLLTVNQGTIAVITLFGKYQRILAPGLRFKIPIIEKVYRRVSIQNRSVEMEFQAVTADQANVYFKSMLLYSVMDSNEETIKKVAFKFISEKDLMQAMVRTIEGNIRSYVATKKQAEILGQRREIVEYVKAGIDHTLEEWGYHLQDLQINDITFDQAVMESMSKVVASNNLKAAAENEGQALLITKTKAAEAEGNAIKIAAEAEREAARLRGQGVALFREEVARGMSQAAEQMKQANLDTNVILFSMWTEAIKNFAEYGKGNVIFLDGSSDGMQRTMQQIMGMVKARE, encoded by the coding sequence ATGCCAATCGGTTCCATTGTGTTTATCTTCTTCGGTGCCATCATCGTTTTTTCCGGACTGCTGACCGTCAATCAGGGTACGATTGCCGTCATCACCCTGTTCGGTAAGTATCAACGCATTCTCGCGCCGGGTTTGCGGTTCAAGATTCCGATCATTGAAAAGGTGTATCGCCGCGTCAGCATCCAGAACCGTTCGGTGGAGATGGAGTTTCAGGCCGTTACCGCGGATCAGGCGAATGTCTATTTCAAGAGCATGTTGCTCTATTCGGTCATGGATTCCAACGAGGAGACGATCAAGAAAGTGGCGTTCAAGTTCATCAGTGAGAAGGACCTGATGCAGGCGATGGTGCGGACGATCGAAGGCAATATCCGTTCGTACGTGGCAACCAAGAAGCAGGCGGAGATCCTGGGTCAGCGTCGCGAGATCGTTGAATACGTAAAAGCCGGCATCGATCATACGCTGGAAGAGTGGGGGTATCATTTGCAGGATCTTCAGATCAACGACATCACCTTCGATCAGGCGGTTATGGAGAGTATGAGTAAGGTGGTGGCCAGCAATAACCTCAAAGCCGCGGCGGAGAACGAAGGCCAGGCGTTGTTGATCACCAAGACCAAAGCGGCGGAGGCGGAGGGCAATGCGATCAAGATCGCGGCGGAAGCGGAGCGCGAAGCAGCACGGCTTCGTGGTCAGGGAGTGGCCCTGTTCCGGGAAGAGGTCGCACGCGGCATGAGCCAGGCAGCGGAGCAGATGAAGCAGGCGAATCTGGATACGAATGTGATCCTGTTCTCCATGTGGACGGAGGCGATCAAGAATTTCGCGGAATACGGAAAAGGCAATGTGATCTTTCTGGATGGATCCAGTGATGGCATGCAACGGACCATGCAACAGATCATGGGCATGGTGAAGGCCAGGGAATAA
- a CDS encoding ABC transporter ATP-binding protein: MSVAIRAEHLTKRYVLRHQVREPYTALRDVLARKARQAGKALLGRNEQIITEDFHALNDVSFDILQGQRVGIIGRNGAGKSTLLKIISRITEPSEGRLFIKGRVASLLEVGTGFHPELTGRENIFLNGSILGMTKAEISRKFDEIVAFSEVERFLDTPVKRYSSGMYVRLAFAVAAHLEPEILLVDEVLAVGDAEFQKKCLGKMRDVAQSGRTILFVSHNMAAIQNLCDTAIYLRNGQLVEMGEKDRVIATYLRSTADLHSIQLADRKDRTGSGAVRFDSIELCDEHGQPASALQSGKAGSIRLRLKKSPAVSVIRNLHIAVGIDDEIGQRITNLNNELTGNYFSESSVNEPVIDILMDKVPFRHGQYAITLYATVNNEVADWIGNAGTIPVEPGDFFGSGKLLPDGQGNFYVGHRFKLH; the protein is encoded by the coding sequence ATGTCTGTCGCCATTCGAGCTGAGCACCTTACCAAACGGTATGTCCTGCGCCACCAGGTTCGGGAACCCTATACCGCATTGCGGGATGTATTAGCTCGTAAAGCCCGACAGGCCGGTAAGGCGCTACTGGGGCGGAACGAGCAAATCATCACGGAAGATTTTCATGCGCTGAACGATGTGAGTTTCGATATTCTGCAAGGGCAACGGGTCGGCATCATCGGTCGCAACGGAGCAGGAAAGTCGACCTTGTTAAAGATCATCAGCCGCATCACCGAACCATCCGAAGGCCGCTTGTTCATCAAAGGCCGTGTGGCGAGTTTGCTGGAAGTAGGGACCGGCTTTCATCCTGAACTGACAGGCCGTGAGAACATCTTCCTGAACGGTTCCATACTGGGCATGACGAAAGCGGAGATCTCCCGGAAGTTCGACGAGATCGTCGCCTTCTCGGAAGTGGAACGCTTTCTGGATACGCCTGTGAAACGTTATTCTTCGGGTATGTATGTCCGGCTGGCATTTGCTGTTGCTGCGCATCTCGAGCCGGAGATCCTCCTGGTCGATGAAGTGTTAGCGGTAGGAGATGCGGAGTTTCAAAAAAAGTGTCTTGGGAAAATGCGGGATGTAGCGCAGTCGGGGAGGACCATCCTGTTTGTGAGCCACAACATGGCCGCGATCCAGAACCTCTGTGATACGGCGATCTATTTGCGAAACGGACAATTGGTAGAGATGGGAGAGAAGGATCGGGTGATCGCGACATATCTCCGCTCGACCGCTGATCTGCATTCCATCCAACTGGCCGATCGAAAGGACCGGACCGGAAGCGGCGCTGTCAGATTCGATTCGATCGAACTCTGTGATGAACACGGCCAGCCTGCCAGTGCCTTGCAATCCGGTAAGGCGGGATCGATCCGGCTGCGTTTGAAGAAGTCGCCAGCTGTTTCGGTGATCCGCAACCTCCACATCGCGGTCGGTATCGACGACGAGATCGGACAACGGATCACGAACCTCAACAATGAACTGACGGGAAACTACTTTTCTGAAAGTTCCGTCAACGAACCGGTCATCGACATCCTGATGGACAAAGTGCCCTTTCGGCATGGCCAATATGCCATAACCTTGTACGCGACAGTGAACAACGAAGTGGCCGACTGGATCGGAAATGCCGGCACGATTCCGGTTGAGCCGGGTGATTTTTTCGGGTCCGGGAAATTATTGCCGGACGGGCAGGGAAATTTCTATGTAGGACACCGTTTCAAACTACACTGA
- a CDS encoding c-type cytochrome, which yields MSSVDRRNLFGALLVFGFVAVLVSCRKAEPWEEEAFDERLSGGAQTVFTEGVGAFSQAFPTLSGWREEFHELGDQHFEATFVAAPAPLFQGLGTIYNSNSCFNCHINDGRGKPIQQSEPMTSMLFRTSVPGRDPHGGPLAAPGFGGQLQDKAIFGVAAEAGVQVMWEETPFVFADGDTVQLRRPVWTLVSPYTGLPAGFMLSPRVAPPVHGLGLLEQIAGSELLALEDESDLDGDGISGHANRVFDAVTRQQTIGRFGWKAEAPNLEQQVAGAYNEDMGITNKVFPVESSYGQPQFDGRSDEPEVPDSIFNSVVFYVKTLAVPARRNVTDPVVRRGKELFNAANCSGCHRTSFTTRTDMYFPEASGQKIHPYTDLLLHDMGPGLSDDRPTYSASGSEWRTPPLWGIGLTQVVNGHNNFLHDGRARSLMEAILWHGGEASRSVDFVRNLGKEDREALLAFLKSL from the coding sequence ATGAGTAGCGTTGACAGGCGGAACTTATTCGGGGCGCTCCTGGTATTCGGCTTCGTTGCCGTTCTCGTAAGTTGTCGGAAAGCCGAGCCCTGGGAGGAGGAAGCGTTCGATGAGCGTTTGAGCGGAGGCGCCCAAACAGTCTTCACCGAAGGGGTGGGAGCATTTTCACAGGCCTTTCCCACGCTTTCCGGATGGCGCGAAGAGTTCCACGAACTGGGCGACCAGCACTTCGAAGCAACTTTTGTCGCTGCGCCAGCTCCTTTGTTTCAGGGATTGGGTACCATCTACAACAGTAATTCCTGTTTCAACTGCCACATCAACGACGGTCGTGGAAAGCCGATCCAGCAATCGGAGCCGATGACCAGCATGTTGTTCCGCACCAGTGTGCCGGGCAGGGATCCGCACGGCGGTCCCTTGGCTGCGCCGGGTTTTGGCGGGCAGTTACAGGACAAAGCGATCTTCGGCGTAGCGGCGGAGGCCGGTGTGCAAGTCATGTGGGAGGAAACGCCTTTCGTGTTTGCCGACGGAGACACCGTACAATTGCGCAGACCGGTCTGGACACTGGTATCGCCCTATACCGGCTTGCCGGCAGGGTTCATGTTATCGCCAAGAGTCGCACCTCCGGTCCACGGCCTGGGACTGCTGGAACAAATTGCCGGTAGTGAATTGCTGGCGCTTGAAGACGAGTCGGATCTTGATGGTGATGGAATCTCGGGCCATGCCAACCGGGTCTTTGACGCGGTAACCAGGCAACAAACGATCGGCCGCTTCGGTTGGAAAGCGGAGGCGCCCAACCTGGAACAACAGGTAGCCGGTGCATACAACGAAGACATGGGGATTACGAACAAGGTGTTCCCGGTTGAAAGCAGCTATGGCCAGCCTCAATTCGACGGACGAAGCGATGAGCCGGAAGTACCGGACAGCATTTTCAATTCGGTGGTGTTCTATGTAAAAACACTGGCCGTGCCGGCGCGCAGGAATGTGACGGATCCGGTGGTTCGTCGTGGGAAGGAATTATTCAACGCGGCTAATTGCAGCGGCTGTCATCGCACCAGTTTCACTACGCGAACGGATATGTATTTCCCGGAAGCTTCCGGACAAAAGATCCATCCTTACACGGATTTGCTGTTGCACGATATGGGGCCGGGTCTGAGCGACGACCGGCCGACTTATTCTGCATCCGGTAGCGAGTGGAGAACCCCACCCTTATGGGGCATCGGTCTCACGCAGGTTGTGAACGGACATAATAACTTCCTCCATGACGGCAGGGCACGAAGCCTGATGGAAGCCATCCTCTGGCACGGAGGTGAAGCAAGCCGATCGGTGGATTTCGTTCGAAACCTTGGCAAGGAAGATCGGGAAGCGTTGCTGGCTTTTTTGAAAAGTCTGTGA
- a CDS encoding peptidase M75, producing MKRYFLPAIVLLGLLGSCKKSDDTTPGDSGMTNEQLESAILSDFSSHVARANYNELEQLLDQLHTDALALQQTTDATNLTAARSAWRAARAAWEKSEAFLFGPVSTENIDPSTDTWPVDYLSLDSLLSSTLDFTPANIHALGDELKGYHPAEYLLWGTNGDKQAGQFTTRELEFLVALTADLKDKGTALRSSWDASQSGNYGEVFSSAGSGSTVYASRRAAFEELVNGITGICDEVANGKIAEPFLAQDPSLEESPYSNNSLIDFTNNMIGVRNVYRGDFNADGKGLQDYLQANNLSLHNTITAQIDQAIASLNAITVPFGEAIISQPTQVQLAIDQINTLKTTLEDQLLPYLQQNIVR from the coding sequence GTGAAACGATATTTCCTCCCTGCTATCGTTTTGCTGGGCCTGCTGGGCTCCTGCAAGAAAAGCGATGATACAACACCCGGAGACTCCGGGATGACGAACGAACAATTGGAGTCCGCCATCCTGTCGGATTTTTCCAGTCATGTCGCTCGTGCGAATTACAACGAGTTGGAGCAATTGCTCGACCAACTGCATACCGACGCGCTGGCGTTGCAGCAGACCACGGATGCAACGAATCTGACAGCCGCACGATCCGCCTGGCGGGCAGCACGGGCCGCCTGGGAAAAGAGCGAAGCTTTTCTTTTCGGACCTGTCTCTACCGAGAATATTGATCCTTCAACCGATACCTGGCCGGTCGATTACCTTTCCCTCGATTCATTGTTATCCTCTACGCTGGATTTCACTCCGGCCAACATTCATGCATTGGGCGATGAATTGAAAGGCTATCATCCGGCCGAGTATCTGTTGTGGGGTACCAATGGCGATAAGCAGGCAGGTCAGTTCACTACGCGTGAGTTGGAATTCCTGGTCGCTTTGACAGCCGACCTGAAAGACAAAGGCACAGCCCTGCGTTCCAGTTGGGACGCTTCTCAATCGGGTAATTACGGTGAGGTCTTTTCCAGTGCGGGAAGCGGCAGTACGGTCTATGCTTCCCGACGTGCCGCATTCGAGGAATTGGTGAACGGCATCACCGGAATCTGCGACGAAGTCGCCAACGGGAAGATCGCGGAACCGTTCCTGGCTCAGGATCCCAGTCTGGAAGAATCTCCATACAGCAACAACAGCCTGATCGATTTCACCAATAACATGATCGGTGTTCGAAATGTCTACCGTGGTGATTTCAACGCCGACGGCAAAGGGTTGCAGGATTATCTGCAGGCGAACAACCTGTCGCTGCACAATACGATCACGGCCCAGATCGACCAGGCGATCGCATCTTTGAATGCGATCACGGTTCCGTTCGGTGAAGCGATCATTTCCCAACCGACCCAGGTTCAGTTGGCCATTGATCAGATCAATACCCTCAAGACCACGCTGGAGGACCAGTTGTTACCGTACTTGCAACAGAACATCGTTCGATGA
- a CDS encoding DUF1761 domain-containing protein codes for MNTKVLLAAIVGGVVAFLLGWLLFGILLADFMDKNMIHYEGLMKGEGEMNLALMFVSNLCVAFLLAWLGNRTGVDTPVAGLKLAAVVGFFFYLSVDLSFMSMMNLFTSPVGLVVDVVSNTVWASGIGAAVGFMLGRGKQSAS; via the coding sequence ATGAACACAAAAGTATTACTTGCTGCAATCGTTGGCGGAGTCGTCGCTTTTTTATTGGGATGGTTGCTTTTCGGAATTCTCCTCGCGGATTTCATGGACAAGAACATGATCCACTACGAGGGGTTGATGAAGGGGGAAGGCGAGATGAACCTGGCACTCATGTTCGTCAGCAACCTGTGTGTTGCATTCCTGCTGGCCTGGCTGGGTAATCGAACAGGTGTTGATACCCCGGTGGCAGGATTGAAGCTCGCTGCTGTTGTAGGATTCTTCTTCTACCTCAGTGTCGACCTGTCGTTCATGTCGATGATGAACTTGTTCACATCGCCGGTAGGATTGGTAGTCGATGTTGTTTCCAATACCGTCTGGGCTTCCGGAATCGGAGCGGCGGTGGGCTTCATGCTCGGTCGCGGAAAACAATCGGCTTCCTAA
- a CDS encoding M23 family metallopeptidase — translation MFRRFISATLLFLSASTCTYGQTDYPKNYFSPPLDSDLVVVGTFGEIRPDHFHTGIDLGTGEMEGWPVKASADGWISRIKVDSRGFGKALYITHPNGFVTVYGHLKSFEEPVASLVRKQQDKNEVYEVELFPKKNELKVKKGQIIALSGNTGNTSGPHLHFEIRDEVTEQPINPLLFGWNVPDNIAPVLKNLRIFPVREAGMLDKCDTAITYEILPTEGLYILNTADFIQASGSIAFGFETVDQIDGSAATLGIYTAEFYVDGQLAYQWRMDRLDFDEQRYVNAHIDYLSKVRDGYTIERCHRLPGNHFSLIYSDTNATGYSIFGDDAAHDLKFIARDFAGNASQIEFQVIAYSTLFNNPYLPRPEGSVLVSNQKGIAVHKANLDVTIPNGAVFDNFFYTDHESKNETLISSQFRIGNDQVALGLPITVAIKPNVSVADSLKSKAVVVRMDDDKRPLALASYWENDFVTARTKKFGNYGVMLDTVPPVVSKEYVPADLNTSRGLIVQYKMKDALSGIKSYRGMIDGKWHLFEYDAKNDLLIADIAHLTQNREHPVEITATDQVGNTTIWKSAFWY, via the coding sequence ATGTTCCGACGCTTCATTTCGGCCACCCTGCTCTTCTTGAGCGCCTCTACCTGCACGTACGGCCAGACCGATTACCCGAAAAATTACTTCTCTCCGCCCCTCGACAGCGACCTGGTGGTCGTTGGAACATTTGGAGAGATCCGGCCCGATCACTTTCATACCGGCATCGATCTCGGAACCGGTGAAATGGAAGGATGGCCGGTCAAAGCTTCCGCCGATGGTTGGATCTCCAGGATCAAAGTGGATAGCCGCGGCTTTGGTAAAGCCCTGTATATCACCCACCCGAACGGTTTTGTGACCGTTTACGGGCATCTAAAATCATTCGAAGAGCCGGTCGCCTCCCTGGTTCGAAAACAACAGGACAAGAACGAAGTCTACGAAGTCGAACTCTTCCCAAAGAAGAATGAATTGAAGGTAAAGAAAGGCCAGATCATTGCCCTCTCGGGAAATACAGGGAATACCTCCGGCCCCCATCTTCACTTTGAGATCCGCGACGAGGTGACCGAACAACCCATCAACCCCCTGCTATTCGGCTGGAATGTGCCTGACAACATCGCGCCGGTCCTCAAGAATCTTCGGATCTTCCCGGTACGTGAAGCGGGCATGCTCGACAAATGCGATACCGCCATCACCTATGAAATCCTTCCGACGGAAGGATTGTACATCCTCAATACGGCCGACTTCATCCAGGCATCCGGCAGCATCGCATTCGGTTTCGAAACCGTTGACCAGATCGATGGTTCTGCCGCGACCCTGGGGATCTACACAGCCGAGTTCTACGTAGACGGACAACTCGCCTATCAGTGGCGGATGGACCGGCTCGACTTTGACGAGCAACGGTACGTGAACGCGCACATCGACTATCTCTCCAAAGTTCGCGATGGTTATACCATCGAACGCTGCCATCGCCTGCCCGGGAACCACTTTTCGCTCATTTACAGCGACACCAACGCGACCGGTTACAGCATCTTTGGTGACGATGCCGCTCACGATCTGAAATTCATTGCACGCGACTTCGCCGGTAACGCCTCGCAGATCGAGTTCCAGGTAATCGCCTATTCTACCCTATTCAACAATCCTTACCTGCCTCGCCCGGAGGGCTCCGTCCTGGTTTCCAATCAGAAAGGGATCGCCGTTCACAAGGCCAATCTGGACGTGACGATTCCGAACGGTGCGGTTTTCGATAACTTCTTCTATACGGACCATGAAAGCAAGAACGAGACCCTCATCTCCTCCCAGTTTCGTATCGGGAACGATCAGGTCGCATTGGGGTTACCGATCACCGTTGCCATAAAACCCAATGTGTCTGTAGCCGACTCGCTTAAAAGCAAGGCGGTCGTCGTGCGCATGGACGACGACAAACGTCCGCTGGCACTTGCGAGCTACTGGGAAAACGATTTTGTGACCGCCCGGACCAAAAAGTTCGGGAATTATGGTGTGATGCTGGACACGGTTCCTCCGGTTGTTTCCAAAGAATATGTTCCAGCCGACCTGAACACATCCCGTGGTCTCATCGTCCAGTACAAGATGAAAGATGCGTTATCCGGAATCAAATCCTACCGCGGGATGATCGACGGCAAATGGCATTTGTTCGAGTATGATGCCAAGAATGATCTCCTGATCGCGGACATCGCCCACCTTACTCAAAACAGGGAACATCCGGTAGAAATAACCGCCACCGATCAGGTCGGAAACACGACCATCTGGAAATCAGCCTTCTGGTATTGA
- a CDS encoding cell division protein ZapA — translation MGELLSVKVSIGNRTYPLRITREEHERVTQAAELINKRMKEFEELYAVKDKQDLLAMCALQFANESMGHHTASASSGKDEVGDRIEYLTLLVDEYLSKEAPSQ, via the coding sequence ATGGGAGAATTACTGTCGGTCAAAGTTTCCATTGGTAATCGCACCTATCCACTCCGGATCACCCGGGAGGAGCACGAGCGCGTGACCCAGGCTGCCGAGCTGATCAATAAGCGGATGAAAGAGTTCGAAGAACTCTACGCCGTGAAGGATAAGCAGGACCTGCTGGCCATGTGCGCATTGCAGTTTGCGAATGAATCAATGGGTCATCATACAGCCTCGGCCTCGTCAGGAAAAGACGAAGTTGGCGACCGGATTGAGTATTTGACGCTTTTGGTGGACGAATATCTGTCCAAAGAAGCGCCATCCCAATAA
- a CDS encoding ABC transporter permease gives MNQEPFDLILEPRRSAGNYWRDLWQYRGLFYFLSWRDILVRYKQTVIGIAWSVIRPLLTMIVFTIVFGRLAQLPNEGVPYILLVCAAMLPWQFFANAFTESSQSLIANAPMLTKVYFPRLIIPASAVVVALVDFFISLLILLGLMVWYRFVPGWQVVWLPAFLLMAILVTMGAGFFIAALNVKYRDFRYIVPFIVQFGLYVSPVGFSSNVIPADWRWLYALNPMVGVIDGFRWCLLGGSFRLEPTSFAISIALTILLFVFGLFYFRRMERSFADVV, from the coding sequence ATGAACCAGGAACCATTCGACCTGATCCTCGAACCGAGGCGCAGTGCTGGAAACTACTGGCGCGACCTGTGGCAGTATCGGGGCCTTTTCTATTTCCTTTCCTGGCGTGATATCCTGGTCCGTTACAAGCAAACAGTCATCGGTATCGCCTGGAGCGTGATCCGGCCCTTGTTGACCATGATCGTCTTCACGATCGTATTCGGAAGGCTGGCGCAACTACCGAATGAAGGCGTTCCGTACATCTTGTTGGTGTGCGCGGCCATGTTACCCTGGCAATTCTTCGCCAACGCTTTTACGGAATCGAGTCAGTCGTTGATTGCCAATGCTCCCATGTTGACGAAAGTCTATTTCCCCCGCCTGATCATTCCGGCCAGTGCAGTGGTGGTGGCGCTCGTGGACTTTTTCATTTCCCTGCTGATCTTGCTGGGACTCATGGTGTGGTACCGGTTTGTGCCGGGCTGGCAGGTCGTCTGGTTGCCAGCTTTTCTACTCATGGCCATCCTGGTTACCATGGGCGCAGGATTTTTTATCGCCGCCTTGAATGTCAAGTACCGTGACTTCCGATACATCGTACCGTTCATTGTTCAGTTCGGCTTGTATGTGTCGCCGGTCGGTTTTAGCAGCAACGTCATTCCCGCCGATTGGCGCTGGCTGTACGCCTTGAATCCGATGGTGGGAGTAATCGACGGATTTCGCTGGTGTCTGCTGGGAGGGAGTTTCCGGCTGGAACCCACCAGTTTTGCAATCTCCATAGCCCTTACCATCCTGCTCTTCGTTTTCGGCTTGTTTTATTTCCGCCGGATGGAGCGATCCTTCGCCGACGTAGTCTAA
- the rny gene encoding ribonuclease Y gives MDSQIIILIAEGLVAMIIGFLVSRYVMARTMKSKETAAESKAQSIIKEAELEAEVIKKNKILEAKERFIQLKAEHEKSIGEKDKNIAAAENRIKQKESQLAQKVEQTQKKQQEYDTLQANLKNQLQILEGKKEELAKLHQRQVEQLEKISGLSVDQAKSQLVEALKAEAKTEAMSSIKDIMEEAKLTANKEAKRIVIQTIQRVATEHAVENAVTVFPIENDEVKGRVIGREGRNIRALEAATGVEIIVDDTPETIILSCFDPVRREIARLALHQLVSDGRIHPARIEEVVAKVKRQLEEEIVEVGKRTTIDLGIHGLAPELIRMVGRMKYRSSYGQNLLQHSREVANLCATMAAELGLNAKLAKRAGLLHDIGKVPDDEPELPHAILGMKLAEKYKENPEVCNAIGAHHDEIEMNSLISPIVQVCDAISGSRPGARREVVESYIKRLKEMEALALSYPGVEKTFAIQAGRELRVIVQSEKLSDKQSEVLSFDIANRIQNEMTYPGQVKVTVIRETRSVNYAK, from the coding sequence ATGGATAGCCAAATCATCATTCTGATTGCCGAAGGACTGGTAGCCATGATCATCGGGTTTCTGGTTTCACGATATGTCATGGCCAGGACCATGAAGTCGAAGGAGACCGCCGCCGAATCAAAGGCCCAGTCGATCATCAAGGAAGCCGAACTGGAAGCGGAAGTCATCAAGAAGAACAAGATTCTCGAGGCCAAGGAACGATTCATTCAACTTAAAGCCGAACACGAAAAATCCATCGGCGAAAAGGATAAAAACATCGCTGCGGCTGAGAATCGCATCAAACAAAAGGAGTCGCAGTTGGCCCAAAAGGTCGAGCAGACCCAGAAGAAGCAACAGGAGTACGATACGCTCCAGGCCAATCTGAAGAACCAGTTGCAGATCCTTGAGGGTAAAAAAGAAGAACTGGCCAAGTTGCACCAGCGCCAGGTCGAACAACTGGAAAAGATCAGTGGACTGAGTGTTGATCAGGCCAAAAGCCAACTTGTCGAAGCCCTGAAGGCGGAGGCCAAGACGGAAGCCATGTCGTCCATCAAGGACATCATGGAAGAGGCCAAACTTACCGCGAATAAAGAAGCAAAGCGGATCGTCATTCAAACCATTCAGCGCGTTGCAACCGAACACGCCGTGGAGAATGCCGTTACGGTATTTCCGATTGAGAACGACGAAGTGAAAGGCCGTGTCATCGGCCGGGAAGGCCGGAACATCCGGGCCCTGGAGGCAGCTACCGGTGTGGAGATCATCGTCGACGATACGCCGGAGACGATCATTCTCTCTTGTTTCGACCCCGTACGCCGGGAGATCGCCCGCCTAGCGCTTCACCAACTGGTTTCCGATGGCCGGATTCACCCCGCGCGTATCGAGGAAGTCGTCGCCAAGGTAAAACGTCAACTGGAAGAAGAGATCGTGGAAGTTGGTAAGCGAACCACCATCGATCTCGGTATTCACGGACTTGCCCCGGAACTGATCCGGATGGTGGGCCGCATGAAGTACCGTTCTTCCTATGGTCAGAACCTGCTCCAGCACAGCCGCGAAGTCGCCAACTTGTGCGCAACCATGGCGGCGGAACTCGGATTGAACGCCAAGCTGGCCAAGCGTGCCGGCCTCTTGCACGATATCGGCAAAGTTCCGGACGACGAACCGGAATTGCCACACGCGATCCTCGGCATGAAACTCGCCGAGAAATACAAGGAGAACCCGGAGGTTTGCAACGCCATCGGTGCTCACCACGATGAAATCGAAATGAACAGCCTGATCTCGCCGATCGTCCAGGTGTGTGACGCCATTTCCGGTTCCCGTCCGGGTGCGCGACGCGAGGTGGTGGAATCCTACATCAAACGCCTGAAAGAGATGGAGGCGCTTGCCTTGTCGTACCCCGGAGTAGAGAAGACCTTCGCCATCCAGGCCGGTCGCGAACTCCGCGTTATTGTCCAAAGCGAGAAGCTCAGCGATAAGCAATCGGAGGTTTTGTCGTTCGATATCGCTAATCGCATCCAGAACGAAATGACCTATCCCGGCCAGGTCAAAGTAACCGTCATCCGGGAGACCCGTTCGGTTAATTACGCCAAGTAA
- a CDS encoding Rieske (2Fe-2S) protein has protein sequence MSSRRNFIKTSCLACAQFAGLTAVLASLQSCSSIRILEAGISGGSIDVPFSSFEPEEHLKIVRVPQQVYDILLVRQPGQTATALLLQCTHEDTRLVATNSGLYCNLHGSSFSLSGDVKAGPAIRRLKQFPVTEHTDHYTIQFNS, from the coding sequence ATGAGCAGTCGCCGGAACTTCATCAAGACATCCTGTCTCGCCTGCGCGCAGTTCGCGGGCCTGACGGCCGTGCTTGCCAGCCTGCAGTCGTGTTCGTCCATTCGCATTCTGGAAGCCGGTATTTCCGGAGGTTCCATAGATGTTCCGTTCAGTTCCTTTGAACCGGAGGAGCACCTGAAGATCGTACGGGTACCCCAGCAGGTTTATGACATCTTGCTGGTCCGTCAACCCGGACAAACGGCTACCGCGCTCTTGTTGCAGTGTACGCATGAAGATACCCGCCTCGTGGCAACCAACTCGGGCCTGTACTGCAACCTGCACGGCAGTTCCTTTTCGCTGAGCGGAGATGTGAAGGCTGGTCCGGCGATCCGCCGACTGAAGCAATTCCCCGTTACCGAGCATACCGACCATTATACGATACAGTTCAATTCCTAA